TCCGTGCTGGCGCGCTCCGCCAGGAAGGCCGCCGCAACGCCGCCCTCCTCGAAGAAATCGAGCGCGACCCCGCTCCGTATCTGAACTCGATCTACCTCGCGGTCATGTTCGTGCAGAACGGGTCCGCCATCCTGGTTGCACTCGTTGCCGAGCACTACTTCGCCGACGTCGGCATCACGCTCGTCTCGGTGGCGTTCACGCTCGCCTACTTCGTGGTCGTCGAGGCAATGTCGAAGACCTACGGTATCCTTCACAGCGACCGCGCTGCGCTCTCCATGGCCCCCATC
The Deltaproteobacteria bacterium DNA segment above includes these coding regions:
- a CDS encoding DUF21 domain-containing protein → MMWVAGLVVGLVLFGSILAIAESSFSRMTRFRAGALRQEGRRNAALLEEIERDPAPYLNSIYLAVMFVQNGSAILVALVAEHYFADVGITLVSVAFTLAYFVVVEAMSKTYGILHSDRAALSMAPI